In Opitutaceae bacterium TAV5, one genomic interval encodes:
- a CDS encoding beta-galactosidase gives MLKTGLVTAWENPEVTSLNKLPPRATFHGYPTARQSLAGKRENSSRFLRLDGEWQLHMASSPDEARQWIATHAATPCNDWSSVRVPGSLETQGHGSPHYTNIKMPFDDEPPCVPAANPTAVYRRVFDIPPDWRGRRIVIHFGGADSVLAVYVNGIAVGLSKDSKLPAEFDITAAVRAHGEVNELLAVVIKWSDASFVEDQDMWWFSGLHREVFLFATPQTYLADIHAVPLLHEGNRTATLRLTAQLGFNDGLHGDATVALRLFDPSGREVFKKPLLRRVDCLGLEWKNVHRGEAFFEETIPASRLRLWSHESPALYTALVTLKSPHGEEHAAIRVGFRRVEIAGRNLLVNGRRVLIKGVNRHDHHPDLGRTVPRETLLQDITLMKRFNFNAVRTSHYPNDPRWLDLCDEYGLYVIDEANIESHGFYNQLCASPRYATAWLDRAMRMVVRDKNHPSIIAWSLGNESGHGPNHDAAAGWIRGYDPTRLLHHQGAISGLSRWQHGSASTDLICPMYSRIEELEAWSDFVTRHHEPSRFLSPAAATALERHYPPYPPGGRKAVPPAPLHPFDRPLILCEYSHAMGNSNGSLSDYFRVFKTKPGVQGGFIWEWIDHGIRRKTADGREWFAYGGDFGDVPNDANFVCDGLLSADRVPHPALWEFKHLAQPVAVELVTPGGKSGKTGGKVAIRIRNEQDFTSLGWLRGSWELLLDGRPAQKPLALPRLDLAPGEAKEVVLPVGPVPAGVEAHLNIRFVTARATAYAKPGHEVAWSQLALTPTLPASLPSSAKTPRKNISASTVCAEKTDVGLRVRAGNLEAYFENTTATLASLRVRGIELLARAPLVELNRGATDNDGLKLWTGQDWKALGRWRKLGLVENPLRHRPVGKKALTYAAAPNAAGALAVTLRHEASGRERWTDCVHTHRYTFHPDGTLEVANDIVFSGADMTDLPRVGVRFDLVPGYECLSWFGAGPKETYNDRRASSLVGVYRNTVSREYVDYVMPQEHGHHVDVRWLELSGDWNRRTSAGRLPVVRIEAAPLFEFNATHYTAEDLYAAKHTIDLTPRAETILYLDAAHRGTGTGSCGPDTLECHRLRKKSYCLNYTLHIAG, from the coding sequence ATGCTTAAAACCGGCCTTGTCACTGCTTGGGAAAATCCCGAGGTCACGTCCCTCAACAAACTCCCGCCCCGCGCCACATTTCACGGCTATCCGACCGCCCGGCAGTCCCTCGCGGGAAAGCGCGAAAACTCCTCCCGTTTCCTGCGCCTTGATGGCGAGTGGCAACTCCACATGGCATCCTCTCCGGACGAAGCCCGGCAATGGATCGCCACGCATGCCGCCACTCCATGCAATGACTGGAGCAGCGTGCGTGTGCCGGGGAGCCTGGAAACCCAGGGCCACGGCTCCCCTCATTACACCAATATCAAAATGCCTTTCGATGACGAACCGCCCTGCGTGCCGGCGGCCAATCCGACGGCCGTTTACCGGAGGGTGTTTGACATTCCCCCGGATTGGCGCGGGCGACGCATCGTCATTCATTTTGGCGGAGCGGACAGCGTCCTCGCCGTTTATGTCAACGGCATCGCAGTCGGGCTGAGCAAGGATTCCAAGCTCCCGGCCGAGTTCGACATCACCGCCGCCGTGCGTGCGCATGGCGAGGTCAACGAGCTTCTGGCTGTCGTCATCAAGTGGTCCGACGCCTCCTTTGTGGAGGATCAGGACATGTGGTGGTTTTCCGGCCTGCATCGGGAGGTTTTTCTTTTTGCGACGCCGCAAACTTACCTGGCCGATATTCACGCTGTCCCGCTGCTCCACGAGGGCAACCGCACCGCCACGCTCAGGCTCACCGCGCAACTTGGCTTCAACGACGGCCTGCATGGCGACGCCACGGTTGCCTTGCGGCTTTTCGATCCGTCCGGCCGCGAGGTATTCAAAAAACCGCTGCTCAGGCGCGTCGATTGTCTCGGCCTCGAATGGAAAAACGTCCACCGTGGCGAGGCGTTTTTCGAGGAGACGATTCCGGCCTCGCGCCTCCGCCTCTGGTCCCACGAAAGCCCCGCGCTCTACACGGCGCTCGTCACGCTCAAGTCTCCCCACGGCGAAGAGCACGCGGCGATCCGTGTCGGCTTCCGGCGGGTCGAGATCGCCGGCCGCAACCTGCTCGTCAACGGACGCCGCGTGCTGATCAAGGGCGTAAACCGCCACGACCATCATCCCGATCTGGGCAGAACAGTCCCCAGGGAAACGCTGCTTCAGGACATCACGCTGATGAAGCGGTTCAACTTCAACGCGGTGCGCACCTCGCATTATCCCAACGATCCGCGCTGGCTCGATCTCTGCGACGAATACGGACTTTACGTCATCGACGAAGCCAACATCGAGTCGCACGGCTTTTACAACCAGCTCTGCGCCAGCCCGCGCTATGCCACCGCCTGGCTCGACCGCGCCATGCGCATGGTCGTGCGCGACAAAAACCACCCGTCCATCATCGCGTGGTCCCTTGGCAACGAATCCGGCCACGGCCCCAACCACGATGCCGCCGCCGGCTGGATTCGCGGCTACGATCCGACCCGGCTTCTCCATCATCAGGGTGCCATTTCAGGCCTCTCGCGCTGGCAGCACGGGTCGGCCTCCACCGATCTCATTTGTCCGATGTATTCCCGCATCGAGGAGCTTGAGGCGTGGAGCGATTTCGTAACCCGGCATCACGAACCCTCGCGTTTCCTGTCCCCCGCCGCCGCCACCGCGCTGGAGCGCCACTACCCGCCTTATCCTCCGGGCGGGCGCAAGGCCGTCCCGCCCGCTCCGCTCCACCCCTTCGACCGGCCTCTCATCCTCTGCGAGTATTCACATGCGATGGGCAACTCCAACGGTTCGCTCTCCGACTACTTCCGCGTCTTCAAGACCAAGCCCGGCGTCCAGGGCGGATTCATCTGGGAGTGGATTGACCACGGCATCCGCCGGAAAACAGCCGACGGCCGCGAATGGTTTGCCTACGGCGGCGATTTTGGCGACGTGCCCAACGACGCCAATTTCGTGTGCGACGGGCTCCTCTCCGCCGACCGCGTGCCGCATCCCGCCCTGTGGGAATTCAAGCACCTCGCACAACCCGTCGCCGTCGAACTCGTGACGCCCGGCGGCAAGTCCGGCAAAACAGGCGGAAAGGTCGCCATCCGCATTCGCAACGAACAGGATTTCACCTCGCTTGGCTGGCTGCGCGGCTCCTGGGAACTGTTGCTCGACGGGCGACCGGCCCAAAAGCCGCTGGCGCTGCCCCGGCTCGACCTCGCTCCCGGCGAAGCGAAGGAAGTCGTCCTGCCTGTCGGACCGGTTCCCGCCGGAGTCGAGGCGCATCTCAACATCCGCTTTGTCACCGCCAGAGCGACCGCCTACGCCAAGCCCGGCCACGAAGTCGCGTGGAGTCAGCTTGCCCTGACTCCGACGCTTCCGGCCAGTCTCCCGTCGTCCGCGAAAACTCCGCGCAAAAACATCTCCGCCTCCACCGTCTGCGCGGAAAAAACGGACGTCGGCCTGCGCGTCCGGGCGGGCAACCTTGAAGCATATTTTGAAAACACCACCGCCACGCTCGCCTCGCTGCGCGTGCGCGGCATCGAGCTCCTCGCCCGTGCGCCACTCGTCGAACTCAACCGCGGCGCGACGGACAACGACGGCCTCAAGCTCTGGACCGGCCAGGACTGGAAGGCCCTTGGCCGCTGGCGCAAACTCGGCCTCGTCGAAAACCCGCTCCGGCACCGCCCCGTTGGCAAAAAAGCCCTCACTTATGCCGCCGCGCCCAATGCAGCCGGGGCCCTCGCTGTCACCCTCCGGCACGAAGCCAGCGGGCGCGAACGCTGGACGGACTGCGTGCACACCCACCGTTACACCTTTCATCCGGACGGCACGCTGGAGGTTGCCAACGACATCGTGTTTTCCGGAGCCGACATGACCGATCTCCCCCGCGTCGGCGTGCGCTTCGATCTGGTCCCCGGCTACGAATGTCTCTCGTGGTTTGGGGCCGGCCCCAAGGAGACCTACAACGACCGCCGTGCCTCCTCCCTAGTGGGCGTTTATCGGAACACCGTAAGTCGCGAATACGTGGATTATGTGATGCCGCAGGAGCACGGGCACCATGTTGACGTTCGCTGGCTGGAGCTATCCGGCGACTGGAACCGCCGCACCTCCGCCGGGCGGCTTCCCGTCGTGCGCATCGAAGCGGCGCCGCTTTTCGAGTTCAACGCCACGCACTACACCGCCGAAGATCTTTACGCCGCAAAACACACCATCGACCTCACTCCGCGCGCCGAAACGATCCTGTATCTCGATGCGGCTCATCGCGGAACAGGAACAGGTAGCTGCGGTCCCGATACACTCGAATGCCACCGCCTGCGGAAAAAGAGTTACTGCCTGAACTACACGTTGCACATTGCTGGTTGA
- a CDS encoding acetolactate synthase (catalyzes the formation of 2-acetolactate from pyruvate; also known as acetolactate synthase large subunit): protein MKTTTSSSPSTQPATGREMNGADVVVEALAREGVDVIFAYPGGASQELHQAFARSDKVRVILPRHEQGGSFAAEGYARATGRVGVCMATSGPGATNLVSAIADAFMDSTPLVAITGQVFSRFIGKSAFQETDFFGMTLPIVKHSYLVLNAHDLPRVIKEAFYLARTGRPGPVVIDIPKDVQQARLTPVFPEKVEFANPTLNALPKASDEDLKLVLDLIAKAERPVLYVGGGVISAEAHTDLKTFAERTNIPVATTLTGVGAFPETHPLSMQWFGMHGSAYGNWAVDQSDLLLCFGARFDDRITGDTSKFAPHARIVHIDIDPSEHNKNKRVHHPIVSDLKHALSRLNELAATAKFTPPDTKSWHTQVNAWKRDYPFAYEESRHIIPQEAIEALYELTKGDAIITTGVGQHQMWAAQFYRFDEPRRYISSLGLGAMGYGYPAALGAKVAYPEKQVIDIDGDGSFLMNVQELATAAVEKIAAKAMILNNQHLGMVVQWEDRFYGSIRGNTILGHHDNIGGPDNPGGLYPDFVKIAEGFGVKGRRVIRKEELREAIQEMLDHDGPYLLDVIVPYTEHVLPMIPAGRTVKDMILK, encoded by the coding sequence ATGAAAACGACCACCTCGTCCTCTCCGTCCACCCAGCCCGCCACCGGCCGTGAAATGAATGGCGCCGATGTCGTCGTCGAAGCGCTCGCCCGCGAAGGGGTTGACGTGATTTTCGCCTACCCCGGCGGCGCCTCCCAGGAGCTTCACCAGGCGTTTGCCCGGTCGGACAAGGTGCGGGTCATTCTCCCCCGTCACGAGCAGGGCGGCTCCTTCGCCGCCGAGGGTTACGCCCGCGCCACCGGCCGGGTCGGCGTGTGCATGGCCACCAGCGGTCCCGGCGCCACCAACCTCGTTTCCGCCATCGCCGACGCGTTCATGGACTCCACCCCGCTCGTCGCGATCACCGGCCAGGTGTTTTCCCGGTTCATCGGCAAGAGCGCGTTTCAGGAGACCGATTTTTTCGGCATGACGCTGCCCATCGTGAAGCACTCCTACCTCGTGCTCAACGCGCACGATCTGCCGCGCGTCATCAAGGAGGCGTTTTATCTCGCCCGCACCGGCCGTCCCGGCCCCGTCGTCATCGATATCCCGAAAGACGTGCAGCAGGCGCGCCTCACGCCCGTTTTCCCCGAAAAAGTCGAGTTTGCCAACCCCACGCTCAATGCGCTCCCGAAAGCCTCCGACGAGGACCTGAAGCTCGTCCTCGACCTTATTGCGAAGGCCGAGCGTCCCGTGCTCTATGTGGGCGGCGGCGTCATTTCGGCCGAGGCGCACACCGACCTGAAGACCTTTGCGGAGCGCACCAACATCCCGGTCGCCACCACGCTGACGGGCGTCGGCGCGTTTCCGGAAACGCACCCCCTTTCCATGCAATGGTTCGGCATGCACGGCAGCGCGTACGGCAACTGGGCCGTGGACCAGAGCGACCTGCTGCTCTGCTTTGGCGCGCGCTTCGATGACCGCATCACCGGCGACACGAGCAAGTTCGCCCCGCACGCGCGCATCGTCCACATCGACATCGACCCCTCCGAGCACAACAAGAACAAGCGCGTCCACCACCCGATCGTCAGCGACCTGAAACACGCGCTTTCGCGTCTCAACGAGCTCGCCGCCACCGCGAAGTTCACGCCGCCCGACACCAAATCCTGGCACACCCAGGTCAACGCCTGGAAGCGCGACTATCCCTTCGCTTACGAGGAAAGCCGTCACATCATCCCGCAGGAAGCGATCGAGGCGCTTTACGAACTCACGAAGGGCGACGCCATCATCACGACCGGCGTGGGCCAGCACCAGATGTGGGCTGCGCAGTTTTACCGTTTTGACGAGCCCCGCCGCTACATCAGTTCGCTCGGTCTCGGCGCGATGGGTTACGGCTACCCGGCGGCGCTCGGCGCCAAGGTGGCGTATCCGGAAAAACAGGTCATCGACATCGACGGCGACGGCTCTTTCCTCATGAACGTGCAGGAGCTCGCCACCGCCGCGGTGGAGAAGATTGCCGCCAAGGCGATGATCCTGAACAACCAGCACCTCGGCATGGTGGTGCAATGGGAAGACCGCTTCTATGGAAGCATCCGCGGCAACACCATTCTCGGCCATCACGACAACATCGGCGGCCCCGACAACCCCGGCGGCCTGTATCCGGATTTCGTGAAGATTGCGGAAGGTTTCGGCGTGAAAGGCCGCCGCGTCATTCGCAAGGAAGAGTTGCGCGAGGCCATCCAGGAGATGCTCGACCACGACGGCCCGTACCTGCTCGACGTGATCGTGCCTTACACCGAGCACGTGCTCCCCATGATCCCGGCGGGCCGCACGGTGAAGGACATGATCCTGAAGTAA
- a CDS encoding glutamate-1-semialdehyde 2,1-aminomutase, with translation MKLVHSQALFRRAARVIPGGIYGHTAPAVTVPGAMPYFAAEAAGGCRYRDVDGNEFIDFMCGYGPLVLGYHHPEVEAAAEAARRRGACFNHPTPLLVDLAEKLVERIDFADWAVFGKNGSDLTTWAVMVAREATGRPGIVRIRGAYHGSHAWCTPGLGGLVAEDRAHLHDCGWNDTAALEAVFEKHRGQLAALVLTPFHHPAYGDSELPAPEFVAAANRLCREHRVLLVLDDVRAAFRLSAGGSHPVFGYEPDLAIYCKALGNGHPISACVGRKATQVAASRVYLTGSYWNDPAPMAAALAVLEIVARDRLPQKLERAGRRLVDGLLALGERHGVALLASGPPALPYVRVKDDPSLMRTQALCAAVAAQGVFLHPHHNWFIGAAHTDAEIDEALARIGRALATMRV, from the coding sequence ATGAAACTCGTCCACTCCCAGGCCCTTTTCCGCCGCGCCGCGCGGGTGATTCCCGGCGGCATCTACGGGCACACCGCGCCCGCCGTCACCGTGCCAGGGGCGATGCCGTACTTCGCGGCGGAAGCGGCGGGCGGATGCCGTTACCGCGACGTCGACGGCAACGAGTTCATCGACTTCATGTGCGGCTATGGTCCGCTCGTCCTCGGGTATCACCATCCGGAAGTCGAGGCCGCCGCCGAGGCGGCGCGGCGGCGCGGCGCGTGTTTCAACCACCCCACCCCGCTGCTCGTCGACCTCGCGGAAAAGCTCGTGGAGCGGATCGACTTCGCCGACTGGGCGGTTTTTGGCAAAAACGGCTCCGACCTCACCACCTGGGCCGTGATGGTGGCGCGCGAGGCCACGGGACGCCCCGGCATCGTCAGGATCCGCGGCGCCTACCACGGCTCGCATGCCTGGTGCACGCCAGGCCTCGGCGGCCTCGTCGCGGAAGACCGCGCGCATCTCCATGACTGCGGATGGAACGACACCGCGGCGCTCGAAGCCGTTTTCGAAAAACACCGCGGGCAACTCGCCGCGCTCGTCCTCACGCCGTTCCACCATCCGGCCTATGGCGACAGCGAACTGCCCGCGCCGGAGTTCGTGGCCGCGGCCAACCGGCTCTGCCGCGAGCACCGCGTGCTGCTCGTCCTCGACGATGTGCGCGCCGCCTTCCGGCTCTCCGCAGGTGGCTCGCACCCGGTTTTCGGATACGAGCCCGACCTGGCGATCTACTGCAAGGCGCTGGGCAACGGCCACCCGATCTCGGCCTGTGTCGGGCGCAAGGCAACCCAGGTCGCGGCGAGCCGCGTGTACCTGACCGGCAGTTACTGGAACGACCCGGCGCCGATGGCCGCCGCGCTGGCCGTGCTGGAGATCGTCGCGCGCGATCGTCTCCCGCAAAAGCTGGAGCGCGCCGGCCGCCGTCTGGTGGACGGCCTGCTCGCGCTCGGCGAACGGCACGGTGTAGCGTTGCTCGCGAGCGGCCCGCCCGCGCTGCCGTATGTGCGCGTCAAGGACGACCCTTCGCTGATGCGCACGCAGGCGCTCTGCGCGGCCGTGGCGGCGCAGGGCGTGTTCCTGCATCCGCACCACAACTGGTTTATCGGCGCCGCCCACACCGACGCCGAGATCGACGAGGCGCTGGCCCGGATCGGGCGCGCCCTGGCCACGATGCGGGTGTGA
- a CDS encoding TonB-denpendent receptor: MNFPFRLSLLSVAAASCAHARTLPPPASATGAEPPVTLDTVVVSATPFERSQADLISSTNVLSGQDLLLRQQATLGETLSAQPGMSSTYFGPGASRPIIRGLGGNRVRMLANGVDTIDASTTSPDHAVSLEPFLVKRIEVVRGPASLLYGSSAVGGVVNVIDHRVETELPAATVSGELDAHYGTNADEFVYGGILDVALWRTEDRALVLHLDGFKRSSDDVRIPGYADPSDPVNKGRITNTAIDSDGGSVGLSWVSGDFNAGINYNGFNTTYGVPNETDVEIDMKQRRVDFTAGLDRDFGIFSGARFKFGEADYRHREIEDGEVGTTFTNKGINSRFELLHQDLGGFDGSWGVEFNRSDFSAIGEEAFLPTTLTNNIALFLFEEAKRGDFTWQFGARYEHQNIDADPFDSVLFLNGVDPSRTYGSRTDRRDVFSGSAGVIYAFNPTWALALSLTATERAPNAQELYADGPHIGTDAYEVGDPGLDLERSFGAELSLRKRTGFVTGSAGLFVNAFNGFIYENATGALVDFEGSGDPDEFLPEYRFIQRDAIFYGAEIETTWHLHASESQTLDLKLNADYTVAEDSHGNPLPRIPPLKGLIGLAWASGPWSAGADVQLVAKQSRNAENETDTAGYQLLGVYAGYRFAWNRVVWDLFVRGSNLTDEDARLHTSFLKDISPLPGRSVVFGLRAGF; the protein is encoded by the coding sequence ATGAATTTCCCGTTTCGTCTCTCGCTCCTGAGCGTGGCCGCCGCTTCCTGCGCCCACGCCCGGACGCTCCCTCCTCCCGCGTCCGCCACCGGTGCCGAGCCGCCGGTGACGCTCGACACCGTCGTGGTCAGCGCCACGCCTTTCGAACGCAGCCAGGCTGACCTGATCTCGTCCACCAATGTCCTCTCCGGCCAGGACCTGCTCCTCCGGCAGCAGGCCACGCTGGGCGAGACCCTCTCGGCCCAGCCCGGCATGAGTTCCACGTACTTCGGACCCGGCGCCAGCCGGCCCATCATCCGCGGCCTCGGCGGCAACCGCGTCCGCATGCTTGCCAACGGCGTCGATACGATCGACGCCTCCACGACCAGCCCCGACCACGCCGTCAGCCTCGAACCGTTTCTCGTCAAACGCATCGAGGTCGTGCGCGGACCCGCCTCGCTCCTCTACGGCAGCTCCGCGGTCGGCGGCGTGGTCAACGTCATCGATCACCGTGTCGAGACCGAGCTGCCCGCCGCCACCGTCTCGGGCGAACTGGACGCGCATTACGGCACCAATGCCGACGAGTTCGTTTACGGAGGCATCCTCGACGTCGCGCTCTGGCGCACCGAAGACCGCGCCCTCGTCCTGCACCTCGACGGGTTCAAACGCAGTTCCGACGACGTGCGGATTCCCGGCTACGCCGATCCCTCCGATCCCGTGAACAAGGGCCGCATCACCAACACCGCCATCGATTCCGACGGAGGTTCGGTGGGGCTCTCCTGGGTCAGCGGCGATTTCAACGCGGGCATCAACTACAACGGTTTCAACACGACTTACGGCGTGCCCAACGAGACCGACGTCGAGATCGACATGAAGCAGCGGCGCGTGGACTTCACCGCCGGCCTCGACCGCGACTTCGGCATCTTCAGCGGCGCCCGCTTCAAGTTTGGCGAGGCCGACTACCGGCACCGTGAGATCGAGGACGGCGAAGTCGGCACGACATTCACCAACAAGGGCATCAACTCCCGCTTCGAACTCCTCCACCAGGATCTCGGCGGCTTCGACGGCTCCTGGGGCGTCGAGTTCAACCGCAGCGATTTCAGCGCCATCGGCGAGGAGGCGTTTCTCCCGACCACGCTGACCAACAACATCGCCCTCTTCCTCTTCGAGGAAGCGAAGCGCGGCGACTTCACCTGGCAATTCGGCGCCCGGTACGAGCATCAGAACATCGACGCCGATCCTTTCGACAGCGTGCTCTTCCTCAACGGCGTGGACCCTTCCCGCACGTACGGCTCCCGCACCGACCGGCGCGATGTGTTCAGCGGCTCGGCCGGCGTGATCTATGCGTTTAACCCGACCTGGGCGCTCGCGCTGTCGCTCACCGCGACCGAACGCGCGCCCAATGCGCAGGAACTCTATGCCGACGGTCCCCATATCGGCACCGATGCCTACGAGGTCGGCGATCCCGGTCTCGATCTCGAGCGCTCGTTCGGCGCCGAACTGAGCCTGCGCAAACGCACCGGTTTCGTCACCGGTTCGGCGGGCCTGTTCGTCAACGCCTTCAACGGCTTCATCTACGAAAACGCCACCGGCGCCCTCGTGGATTTCGAGGGGTCCGGCGATCCCGACGAGTTTCTGCCCGAGTACCGGTTCATCCAGCGCGATGCGATCTTCTACGGCGCCGAGATCGAGACGACCTGGCACCTCCATGCCTCGGAGAGCCAGACCCTCGATCTCAAGCTCAATGCCGACTACACTGTGGCCGAGGACAGCCACGGGAACCCGCTCCCGCGCATCCCGCCGCTCAAGGGCCTGATCGGGCTCGCCTGGGCGAGCGGTCCGTGGTCCGCCGGCGCCGACGTGCAACTCGTGGCGAAGCAGAGCCGCAATGCCGAAAACGAAACCGACACCGCCGGCTACCAGTTGCTCGGCGTGTACGCGGGCTACCGTTTTGCCTGGAACCGTGTCGTCTGGGACCTCTTTGTCCGGGGCTCCAATCTCACGGACGAGGATGCGCGCCTGCACACGTCGTTCCTGAAAGACATCTCGCCGCTCCCCGGCCGCAGCGTGGTCTTCGGCCTGCGCGCGGGCTTCTGA